A region from the Colwellia sp. PAMC 21821 genome encodes:
- a CDS encoding energy transducer TonB: MKILSLMTVAFITVSASSSAKNIYADVQVTELQPTNNVMWKRKNLNTPKYPIELARSGIRGCAVLSFEISASGKTESVEIISAVPKKKLGKSSRKMLQKWHWTPTSTLTEPAAEKRTLRLDFCIDGDSTEQAEEACKQQTLISCK; encoded by the coding sequence ATGAAAATTTTATCCCTAATGACTGTTGCTTTTATAACAGTATCTGCCAGTAGTTCAGCTAAGAATATTTATGCGGATGTGCAAGTTACCGAGCTTCAACCGACAAATAACGTTATGTGGAAACGTAAAAACCTAAACACGCCCAAATATCCAATAGAGCTTGCACGCTCTGGGATCAGAGGCTGCGCTGTTTTATCTTTTGAAATTTCAGCATCGGGTAAAACTGAAAGTGTAGAAATTATTAGCGCTGTGCCTAAAAAGAAACTAGGTAAATCCTCTCGAAAAATGCTGCAAAAATGGCATTGGACCCCAACGTCTACGTTGACTGAACCTGCTGCAGAAAAAAGAACTTTACGGTTAGATTTTTGTATTGATGGTGATTCAACTGAGCAAGCTGAAGAAGCTTGTAAACAGCAAACCCTGATTTCATGTAAATAA
- a CDS encoding calcium-binding protein, with translation MNKLILSTAITAMFYLPACSSQIDKIGSDFASLDNDKDGYISKAEADDDDIWDHFSKIDTDKDGNISRVEFDNYVKLHTGEVADNAEITDSAFESKIKKFDRIENSFASLDNDSNGYISVEEADDDEISKHFGYIDTNKDNVVSEKEFNYYINKYGKKVAEDDALEVIKK, from the coding sequence ATGAATAAACTAATCTTATCTACAGCCATCACGGCAATGTTTTATCTTCCAGCATGCTCAAGTCAAATAGATAAAATTGGCAGTGACTTCGCCAGTTTAGATAACGACAAAGATGGCTACATCTCTAAAGCAGAAGCCGATGATGACGACATTTGGGATCATTTTTCTAAAATAGATACTGACAAAGATGGCAATATTAGCCGTGTTGAATTTGATAACTACGTAAAATTACACACAGGTGAAGTTGCTGATAATGCTGAAATTACAGATTCTGCTTTCGAGTCAAAAATAAAAAAATTCGATCGTATCGAAAATAGCTTTGCTTCACTAGACAATGATAGCAATGGCTACATTTCAGTTGAAGAAGCTGATGACGATGAAATCTCGAAACATTTCGGTTACATCGATACCAACAAGGACAATGTTGTTAGTGAAAAAGAATTTAATTACTATATTAATAAATATGGTAAAAAAGTAGCTGAAGACGATGCACTAGAAGTAATAAAAAAGTAA
- a CDS encoding metallophosphoesterase, producing the protein MPKKIKYYIIILPLVLIACLYFLGQIEFRDNKYGLSEIRLFDLSFGLTKTFDDGPYIFIEQNELVEKSIVAGKVIVRSLPKGTFPVSYADEKNIFTNIPEIAAISDIHGQYGILINILKKNNIIDDNLNWSFGDGHFVIAGDIFDRGAEVLDVLWFIYNLEKQAEDSGGKVHYLLGNHEYMVLHGNLKWLNGIYHHTAKLLEVEYQSLFNEHTILGAWLRAKSTIIKINDVVYVHGGISKEFLSHNYDLETINDMYRKSIDLTAQEIENSREYSLLHSKLSPIWYRGYFKTFLLDAISSKDVNEVLTLLKVNKIVVGHTSGKEVTRLTNGEVYAIDSSIKKGITGDILFINESGVYRGSYTGERTKL; encoded by the coding sequence ATGCCAAAAAAAATAAAGTACTACATTATCATTTTACCTCTGGTACTCATTGCCTGCTTGTACTTTTTGGGGCAAATAGAATTTCGAGATAATAAATATGGTTTATCTGAAATTAGATTATTTGATTTATCTTTCGGTTTAACAAAGACATTTGATGACGGCCCTTATATTTTTATTGAACAGAATGAATTGGTTGAAAAATCAATTGTTGCAGGGAAAGTAATTGTGCGTAGCCTACCTAAAGGAACTTTTCCAGTAAGCTATGCGGATGAAAAAAATATTTTTACAAATATACCTGAAATTGCAGCGATAAGTGATATTCATGGTCAGTATGGTATTTTGATCAATATTCTAAAAAAAAATAATATTATTGATGATAACTTAAATTGGTCATTTGGAGATGGACATTTTGTTATCGCAGGAGATATTTTTGATAGAGGCGCCGAAGTTCTTGACGTACTTTGGTTTATTTATAATTTAGAAAAACAAGCAGAAGATAGTGGTGGTAAAGTTCATTATTTACTGGGTAATCATGAGTATATGGTTTTACATGGGAATTTGAAATGGCTAAACGGGATATACCATCATACGGCTAAATTGCTCGAGGTTGAATATCAATCACTATTTAATGAACATACTATATTAGGTGCTTGGTTAAGAGCAAAGTCCACGATTATTAAGATTAACGATGTTGTTTATGTTCATGGCGGTATTTCAAAAGAATTTTTAAGTCATAATTACGATTTAGAAACCATCAATGATATGTATAGAAAGAGTATCGATTTAACGGCTCAAGAAATTGAAAACAGTCGCGAGTATTCTTTATTACATAGTAAATTAAGCCCCATTTGGTACAGAGGATATTTCAAAACTTTTTTACTTGATGCAATTTCAAGTAAGGACGTAAATGAAGTGCTAACGCTTTTGAAGGTTAATAAAATAGTTGTAGGTCATACGTCAGGTAAAGAAGTAACGCGATTAACAAACGGTGAAGTTTATGCTATTGACTCTAGTATAAAGAAAGGTATAACAGGCGATATTCTTTTCATTAACGAATCAGGTGTATACCGTGGCTCATACACAGGTGAAAGAACTAAACTCTAG
- a CDS encoding anhydro-N-acetylmuramic acid kinase has product MNNKLRYIGLMSGTSADGIDLALVEFDGEQQQQANGANLLASYYQAYDNNTQQKIMTLYNASANEIDRAGSLDMELAQQFAQAVTKFLQQENLAAADITAIGCHGQTIRHRPVKNQQITTPFTLQIGCLQTLALLTGIRVVGDFRTKDIALGGQGAPLVPAFHQAIFGSTEKDVFVVNIGGIANITFLPSNAPHKTIGFDTGPGNALMDYWFAQHQSGRYDANGQWANSGNICHNLLQAMLSDPYFAQPAPKSTGREYFNTQWLAQFTDKSTLPPADIQATLTALTAESITQEIEQLSTKSDVYLCGGGIENDYLVSLLNQKLTKHSIVNTHTKNINSDSLEAMAFAWLALAFDKKIYGNIPAVTGASKPAVLGISAQP; this is encoded by the coding sequence ATGAATAATAAATTACGCTATATTGGCCTAATGTCCGGCACTAGCGCTGACGGCATTGATCTGGCTTTGGTTGAATTTGACGGTGAACAACAGCAACAAGCTAACGGGGCGAATTTACTCGCCAGTTATTATCAAGCTTACGATAACAACACTCAGCAGAAAATAATGACTTTGTATAACGCAAGTGCCAATGAAATTGACCGTGCTGGTAGTCTCGATATGGAATTAGCACAACAATTTGCTCAAGCGGTTACAAAATTTTTACAGCAAGAAAATTTAGCTGCAGCGGATATCACCGCCATTGGATGTCATGGTCAAACTATTCGGCATCGCCCGGTTAAAAATCAACAAATAACAACGCCTTTTACCTTACAAATAGGCTGTTTACAAACCTTAGCATTACTAACTGGTATTCGCGTGGTAGGTGACTTTAGAACGAAAGATATTGCCTTAGGCGGCCAAGGGGCGCCACTGGTGCCTGCTTTTCATCAAGCCATTTTTGGCTCAACTGAAAAAGATGTTTTTGTGGTCAATATCGGCGGCATTGCAAACATCACCTTTCTTCCCTCAAATGCGCCACATAAAACCATCGGTTTTGACACTGGTCCCGGCAATGCGTTGATGGACTATTGGTTTGCACAGCATCAATCAGGCCGATATGACGCTAATGGCCAGTGGGCTAATTCAGGTAACATTTGCCATAATCTACTACAGGCAATGTTAAGCGACCCTTACTTCGCTCAACCCGCGCCTAAAAGCACCGGGCGAGAGTATTTTAACACGCAATGGTTGGCACAATTCACGGATAAAAGCACATTACCTCCTGCGGATATTCAAGCAACATTAACCGCATTAACCGCAGAAAGTATCACACAAGAAATAGAGCAATTAAGTACGAAGTCTGACGTATACCTTTGTGGTGGTGGTATCGAAAATGACTACTTGGTTTCACTATTAAATCAAAAACTTACCAAGCATTCAATAGTGAATACTCATACAAAAAACATAAATAGTGATTCATTAGAAGCCATGGCATTCGCTTGGTTAGCCTTAGCATTTGATAAAAAAATTTATGGCAACATCCCAGCTGTAACAGGGGCTAGCAAGCCGGCTGTTTTAGGTATTAGCGCCCAACCTTAA
- a CDS encoding tRNA (adenine(22)-N(1))-methyltransferase TrmK — protein sequence MKLSKRLQRIEQMVTASYTHIWDCCCDHGFLGASLLSRQAAQNIHFVDIVPELITSIESKLQRFYQHANANWTVHCIDVAKLPLKQHQGTHLIIIAGIGGDLMIQFINDIHQKHPNDNIDFLLCPVNQQFALRRKLISLNFSLKNEVLVEDNRRYYEVILVSSKSDNNRIISPVGHDIWQAGNEKQARVVKLYLEKTLNHYNRIQQGGTENVDEIISAYRGKV from the coding sequence TTGAAACTCAGTAAAAGATTACAGCGTATTGAGCAAATGGTTACAGCCAGCTACACCCACATATGGGATTGCTGCTGTGATCATGGATTTTTGGGTGCCAGCTTGTTGTCTCGACAAGCTGCCCAGAACATACATTTTGTAGATATAGTACCGGAGCTGATAACAAGTATAGAAAGCAAGCTCCAAAGGTTTTATCAACATGCCAATGCTAATTGGACAGTACACTGTATTGATGTAGCAAAGTTACCCTTGAAACAACATCAAGGAACACACCTCATCATCATTGCGGGTATTGGTGGTGACTTGATGATCCAGTTCATCAATGACATTCACCAAAAGCATCCCAACGACAATATTGATTTTTTACTCTGCCCCGTTAACCAACAATTTGCACTGCGTCGAAAATTAATATCTCTCAACTTCAGCTTAAAAAATGAGGTTTTAGTAGAAGATAATCGCCGCTATTATGAAGTTATTTTGGTTTCATCAAAAAGCGATAACAATAGGATAATTAGCCCAGTAGGTCATGACATTTGGCAAGCAGGTAACGAAAAACAAGCACGTGTAGTTAAACTTTATTTAGAAAAGACACTTAATCACTATAACCGAATTCAGCAAGGTGGCACTGAGAATGTTGATGAAATTATTAGTGCTTATCGCGGTAAAGTCTAA
- a CDS encoding YjiH family protein, whose protein sequence is MTPISYNGAITIPIAIAAKVIQSQFAEILPLIVTCIVVFMAIMSVLSKVIKPKFVQESPFLNSLLNVSPFWLVVRILGAVFIVLTYLKVGSEVIYSADAGALVLNDLLPVLFSVFILAGMLLPLLLNFGLLEFFGTMLTKIMRPIFNLPGRSAIDCMASWLGDGSVGILMTAKQYETRFYTEREAAVIGTTFSAVSITFSLVVISQVQLEHLFIPFYLTVCLAGFVAAIVVPKLPPLSRKKDLYIDNTPRHPDDEMIPQGHGVMSWGFEQALNKAAQAGGVKHVLQEGVKNVVDMVFGIIPGVMAIGTIALVLAENTPIFDYLGMPFIPLLELLQIPEAGVASTTIVVGFADMFLPSILASSIESDLTRFVIAALSVTQLIYMSEVGALLIGSKIPVNFFELFVVFILRTLVTLPVIALSAHILL, encoded by the coding sequence ATGACACCCATCAGCTATAACGGCGCTATTACGATTCCTATCGCAATAGCGGCAAAGGTGATACAAAGCCAATTTGCAGAAATACTACCGTTAATTGTTACTTGTATCGTTGTCTTTATGGCTATAATGTCAGTACTCAGTAAAGTCATTAAACCTAAGTTTGTTCAAGAATCCCCCTTTCTGAATAGCTTGCTCAATGTTTCACCTTTTTGGTTAGTGGTGCGTATCCTAGGCGCAGTATTCATTGTACTGACCTATCTAAAAGTGGGCTCAGAAGTCATATACTCTGCTGATGCTGGTGCATTAGTACTTAACGACTTATTACCGGTGCTTTTTTCAGTTTTTATTCTAGCTGGCATGTTACTGCCTTTATTACTCAACTTTGGTTTACTTGAGTTTTTTGGAACCATGCTGACTAAAATAATGAGACCTATCTTTAACCTTCCAGGCAGAAGCGCAATTGATTGTATGGCTTCTTGGTTAGGTGATGGCAGCGTTGGCATATTAATGACAGCCAAACAGTATGAAACACGTTTTTACACAGAACGTGAAGCTGCTGTTATTGGTACAACATTCTCTGCGGTCTCTATCACTTTCAGCTTAGTGGTTATCTCTCAAGTACAACTTGAGCATTTATTTATACCGTTTTACTTAACCGTTTGTCTTGCCGGCTTTGTTGCAGCCATTGTGGTACCAAAACTTCCGCCACTATCAAGAAAGAAAGATTTATACATTGATAACACTCCACGTCATCCAGATGATGAAATGATCCCACAAGGTCATGGCGTAATGTCATGGGGCTTTGAACAAGCACTTAATAAAGCTGCACAAGCAGGAGGCGTTAAACATGTTCTGCAAGAAGGCGTTAAAAATGTAGTCGATATGGTCTTTGGTATTATTCCAGGAGTTATGGCTATAGGTACTATCGCATTAGTACTGGCTGAGAATACACCAATCTTTGATTATTTAGGTATGCCATTTATTCCATTGCTAGAGCTCTTACAGATCCCTGAAGCGGGTGTTGCTTCAACGACTATTGTGGTCGGCTTTGCGGATATGTTCCTACCATCCATCTTAGCAAGCTCGATAGAGTCTGATCTAACACGTTTTGTGATTGCGGCCTTATCCGTCACGCAATTAATCTATATGAGTGAAGTCGGCGCACTACTGATTGGCAGTAAAATCCCAGTAAACTTTTTTGAGTTATTTGTCGTATTTATTCTACGTACTTTGGTGACATTGCCTGTTATTGCACTTTCAGCACATATTTTACTATAG
- a CDS encoding DUF4136 domain-containing protein, which produces MINSRLLSCLALLICLAACSSINSATTSFRDGFDFSTVESYSTYGRNSAFGDLQNLNDTIRNTIELAIEQGFDENGFRYKISENADVMIAYHLLNQNLAELNKYNQQVKYCGYCLNGGKNSRVELETKLRPGSLILDIIDPKSQRSVWRSVYPLGFKAQDNSQEMQKKISNAVDSMLRDYPRGQNISQVINDKGEFV; this is translated from the coding sequence ATGATAAATAGTCGATTACTTAGCTGTTTAGCGTTACTAATCTGCCTTGCTGCTTGTTCATCTATTAACAGTGCTACTACGTCTTTTCGAGATGGCTTTGATTTTTCGACCGTTGAAAGCTATAGCACTTACGGACGTAATTCCGCTTTTGGTGATTTACAAAACCTCAATGATACTATCCGTAACACTATCGAACTGGCTATTGAACAAGGCTTTGACGAAAATGGCTTTCGCTATAAAATTTCTGAAAATGCCGATGTTATGATTGCTTATCACCTGCTTAATCAGAACCTTGCCGAACTTAATAAATATAATCAACAAGTAAAATACTGTGGTTATTGCTTAAATGGAGGAAAAAATTCCCGCGTAGAGTTAGAAACAAAGCTCCGCCCAGGGAGTTTAATCCTAGATATAATAGACCCGAAAAGTCAGCGCTCGGTCTGGCGAAGTGTTTATCCTTTAGGCTTTAAAGCACAAGATAATAGCCAAGAAATGCAGAAAAAAATTAGCAACGCGGTTGATAGTATGTTGCGCGATTATCCTCGCGGTCAAAATATTAGCCAAGTTATTAACGATAAAGGAGAGTTTGTATAA
- a CDS encoding ribonuclease E inhibitor RraB — MTFPDDETGQVLAEMQAAGINLNEMHNVVFFQLFEQELQAKAMVEHLAEKAPEMIVTLEPDELPNVWDLNCTVTMIPSYEAIVAQEAEFELLAAKFKGFNDGWGIEA; from the coding sequence ATGACCTTTCCCGACGACGAAACAGGCCAAGTTTTAGCTGAAATGCAAGCTGCAGGCATTAATTTAAATGAAATGCACAACGTAGTGTTTTTTCAGTTATTTGAACAAGAACTACAAGCGAAAGCTATGGTCGAGCATTTAGCTGAAAAAGCACCAGAGATGATCGTAACGCTAGAACCAGACGAGTTACCTAATGTTTGGGATTTAAACTGTACGGTGACCATGATACCAAGTTACGAAGCCATAGTGGCGCAAGAAGCTGAGTTTGAATTGCTTGCGGCAAAGTTTAAAGGCTTTAATGATGGTTGGGGGATTGAGGCTTAA
- a CDS encoding peptidoglycan DD-metalloendopeptidase family protein, whose amino-acid sequence MKNIKNLYFALPKQHQIIITSCAAVVLILLMVPLKSSKQVTSSTHGEFIVGERYQVAMPEQTSGIVTPDNIQLPIQPIEPVNIIQEPTRVLPSNIEEDAAQLDWHSVKVKSGDSLAKIFKRNGLNATTTHNVITAKGDDSELLKKLRVDDIMRIGKDSEGNLVSLEYPLSKYETLFVNLQNQQYHAYKESKTVEVREAIAHGTIKSNFWNAASSAGLNDGQIISLANVFGWDIDFAMDIREGDSFNVIYENQYVEGDFIGTGNIVAAEFINQGESFQAIRFTDGEYYSPDGRSMRKAFLRAPVSFRYISSNFKRKRFHPIQKRWKSHNGTDYSAKQGTPVVAAGNGRVTHSTYNKYNGNYVFIQHGNGIVTKYLHFSKRAVKQGERVKQGQVIGYVGSTGMSEAPHLHYEFLLNGVHRNPRTVKLPDAKPISSKFKQKFDAIAAQRIAELSSSRHMMLSMQPSNSSAQ is encoded by the coding sequence TTGAAAAATATAAAAAATTTATATTTTGCCTTACCAAAACAGCACCAGATAATTATTACTTCATGTGCTGCCGTGGTACTGATTTTATTAATGGTACCGTTAAAAAGTAGTAAGCAAGTAACGTCGAGTACTCATGGCGAATTTATCGTCGGAGAACGCTATCAAGTAGCTATGCCAGAGCAAACAAGTGGCATTGTTACGCCCGATAATATTCAATTACCTATTCAGCCCATCGAGCCAGTAAATATTATCCAAGAGCCAACTAGGGTTCTGCCCAGTAATATTGAAGAAGACGCGGCTCAATTAGACTGGCATTCAGTCAAGGTAAAAAGTGGTGACTCGCTGGCAAAAATATTTAAACGCAATGGCTTAAACGCCACCACAACCCATAATGTGATCACCGCTAAAGGTGATGACAGTGAGCTACTGAAAAAGCTCCGTGTTGACGACATTATGCGCATAGGTAAAGACAGTGAGGGTAACTTAGTCTCACTTGAATATCCGCTATCAAAATACGAGACGTTATTCGTCAATTTACAAAATCAGCAATACCATGCTTACAAAGAAAGTAAAACGGTAGAAGTTCGAGAAGCTATTGCACACGGCACAATTAAATCTAATTTTTGGAATGCTGCATCTTCGGCCGGTTTAAATGATGGACAAATTATTAGCCTAGCTAATGTATTCGGCTGGGACATCGATTTTGCCATGGATATTCGTGAAGGTGACAGTTTTAATGTTATCTATGAAAACCAATATGTTGAAGGTGATTTTATTGGCACTGGCAACATAGTTGCGGCAGAGTTTATTAATCAAGGTGAATCTTTTCAAGCTATACGCTTTACTGACGGTGAGTATTATTCTCCTGATGGCAGAAGCATGCGTAAAGCATTTTTACGGGCGCCGGTCAGCTTTCGATATATTAGTTCGAACTTTAAACGTAAGCGTTTTCATCCAATACAAAAACGCTGGAAATCACATAACGGTACTGATTACAGCGCTAAGCAAGGTACGCCTGTTGTAGCCGCTGGTAATGGCAGAGTTACCCATTCAACTTACAATAAATACAATGGTAATTATGTTTTTATTCAACACGGTAATGGTATTGTGACTAAGTACTTACATTTTTCTAAACGCGCCGTTAAACAAGGTGAACGTGTTAAACAAGGTCAAGTTATCGGTTATGTTGGTTCAACGGGCATGTCAGAAGCGCCGCATTTACATTATGAGTTTTTACTTAACGGTGTACATCGCAACCCTAGAACGGTGAAACTGCCAGATGCAAAACCTATTAGCAGCAAATTTAAACAAAAATTTGATGCGATAGCAGCTCAACGCATTGCAGAATTATCAAGTTCACGTCACATGATGCTTAGCATGCAACCAAGCAATAGTAGCGCACAATAA
- the tyrS gene encoding tyrosine--tRNA ligase, which produces MSDVSQAFEEIKRGAEEILLEDELLEKLKKGKPLKIKAGFDPTAPDLHFGHTVLLNKLRQFQQQGHEVIFLIGDFTGMIGDPSGKNVTRKPLTKEDVLSNAETYKEQVFKILDPEKTTIAFNSTWMDKLGAAGMLKLASRQTVARMMERDDFKKRYSSGQAIAIHEFMYPLVQGWDSVALEADVELGGTDQKFNLLMGRELQKSEGQRPQTVLMMPLLEGLDGVQKMSKSLNNYIGITDEPNDMFGKIMSISDDLMWRYYELLSFKPIDVINGYKEQIAAGSNPRDVKIDLAKELIERFHDEAAAEAAHQEFINRFQKGAMPDDIAEMDIVAENGEIAIANLLKEAGLVASTSEAMRMIKQGAAKIEGEKITDNKLVINTGTTAIYQVGKRKFAKVTVK; this is translated from the coding sequence ATGTCAGATGTAAGCCAAGCGTTTGAAGAAATAAAACGCGGTGCAGAAGAAATTCTGCTTGAAGACGAATTGTTGGAAAAATTGAAAAAAGGAAAGCCGCTAAAAATTAAAGCGGGTTTTGATCCAACAGCACCAGATTTACATTTTGGTCATACCGTATTGCTAAATAAGTTGCGTCAGTTTCAGCAGCAAGGCCATGAAGTTATTTTCTTAATTGGTGACTTTACTGGCATGATTGGTGACCCGAGTGGAAAAAACGTTACGCGTAAGCCGTTAACCAAAGAAGATGTTTTATCAAACGCTGAAACTTATAAAGAACAAGTATTTAAAATTTTAGACCCCGAGAAAACTACCATTGCATTTAACTCTACGTGGATGGATAAACTTGGTGCTGCAGGTATGTTAAAACTTGCTTCTCGCCAAACTGTTGCTCGTATGATGGAACGCGACGATTTCAAAAAACGCTATAGCAGCGGCCAAGCTATTGCCATTCATGAATTTATGTATCCGTTAGTGCAAGGTTGGGATTCTGTTGCATTAGAAGCAGACGTTGAATTAGGCGGTACCGACCAAAAGTTTAATTTATTAATGGGTCGTGAATTACAAAAGTCTGAAGGTCAACGACCGCAGACCGTACTTATGATGCCGTTATTAGAAGGTTTAGACGGCGTACAGAAAATGTCTAAGTCATTAAATAACTACATAGGCATTACCGATGAGCCAAACGATATGTTTGGTAAAATAATGTCAATTTCTGACGATTTAATGTGGCGTTACTACGAGCTACTTAGCTTTAAGCCGATTGATGTTATTAATGGTTATAAAGAGCAAATTGCGGCAGGTTCAAACCCTCGTGATGTCAAAATTGATTTAGCTAAAGAGTTAATCGAACGTTTTCATGACGAAGCTGCAGCAGAAGCGGCTCATCAAGAGTTTATTAACCGTTTTCAAAAAGGCGCTATGCCTGACGATATCGCAGAAATGGATATCGTTGCTGAAAATGGTGAAATAGCCATTGCAAACCTATTAAAAGAAGCTGGTTTAGTCGCCAGTACTTCAGAAGCTATGCGTATGATCAAACAAGGTGCGGCTAAAATTGAAGGCGAAAAAATTACTGATAATAAATTAGTGATTAATACCGGCACAACAGCCATTTACCAAGTAGGTAAACGTAAATTTGCTAAAGTAACAGTGAAGTAA
- a CDS encoding TrkA family potassium uptake protein → MRMVIIGGGSLASHCAAALTERDHEVVIIEKDQDKIDLLSQYIDCGFILGDGAKPKFLEEASPKNTDALICLSDSDTDNLLAAQVAKTMGFKRVIVRVEDDELEPVCHNLEMEGVIFTNKQLTREIVNMSELCDGMLRSAYLDGELQFVELTLDDNCPKALADVDLPKRCHLVTVNNGERCRIPAEVESLNAGDKMLFVSSHENLAELRKSLGLDA, encoded by the coding sequence ATGCGTATGGTAATTATAGGTGGCGGCTCTCTAGCTTCTCACTGCGCTGCAGCCTTAACGGAACGTGATCATGAAGTGGTTATTATAGAGAAAGATCAGGATAAAATTGATCTTTTAAGCCAATATATCGACTGTGGATTTATTCTCGGTGACGGGGCAAAACCTAAATTTTTAGAAGAGGCTAGCCCAAAAAACACCGACGCGCTAATTTGCCTTTCGGATAGCGACACCGACAATTTACTTGCCGCCCAAGTGGCAAAAACCATGGGTTTTAAAAGAGTCATCGTTCGAGTTGAAGATGACGAACTCGAGCCGGTTTGTCACAACCTGGAGATGGAAGGCGTAATTTTCACCAACAAACAGTTGACCAGAGAAATAGTCAACATGAGCGAATTGTGCGATGGCATGCTCAGATCCGCTTATTTAGATGGGGAATTGCAGTTTGTCGAGTTAACATTAGATGACAACTGTCCAAAAGCGCTCGCAGATGTTGATTTACCCAAACGATGCCACTTGGTAACGGTTAATAATGGTGAACGTTGCCGCATACCTGCAGAAGTTGAGTCGCTAAACGCTGGCGACAAAATGCTGTTTGTATCTAGCCACGAAAACTTGGCTGAATTACGAAAGAGCTTAGGCTTAGACGCTTAA
- a CDS encoding DUF1206 domain-containing protein gives MNKEKKQWLIYVGRVGYAAKSVIYAVLGFLIVYSAYYSTGVEHISKDVVFSKILGTPFGYISLTALIIGLICYVAWRLIQGVLNPKNLTNKPKDLILRFFYFISAMLYCSVAYTAYSALTWTSKSGKGQSLSAKLMGHEWGIWLLGALGLIVICFGFIQLKHAIKIDFMDKFDSSKMSGGEIKATKKAGRYGFAARSLIYWIVGYFIIYAAYSKNPDEAGGLGKALSTLLEQPFGVYLLGTMGLGMACFSIFCALEARYRTI, from the coding sequence ATGAATAAAGAAAAGAAGCAATGGTTAATTTATGTTGGCCGTGTAGGATATGCAGCTAAAAGCGTAATATATGCAGTGCTTGGATTTCTAATAGTTTATTCTGCATACTATTCTACTGGTGTAGAGCATATTTCTAAAGATGTGGTCTTTAGTAAAATATTAGGAACTCCTTTTGGTTATATTTCCTTAACCGCATTAATCATTGGATTAATCTGCTACGTTGCATGGCGTCTCATCCAAGGAGTTTTAAACCCAAAAAACCTGACCAATAAACCAAAGGATCTTATTCTTAGATTTTTTTACTTTATATCAGCAATGCTTTATTGCTCAGTGGCTTATACTGCATATTCAGCATTAACTTGGACCAGTAAAAGCGGCAAAGGACAATCTTTATCCGCAAAACTCATGGGGCACGAATGGGGAATATGGTTACTAGGCGCTTTAGGACTAATTGTGATCTGTTTTGGTTTTATTCAATTAAAACATGCCATTAAAATAGATTTTATGGATAAATTCGACAGTTCAAAAATGTCAGGTGGCGAAATAAAAGCAACTAAGAAAGCTGGTCGCTATGGCTTTGCGGCTCGAAGCCTTATTTACTGGATAGTGGGGTACTTTATTATCTACGCAGCCTATAGTAAAAATCCTGATGAAGCTGGGGGATTAGGCAAAGCCTTATCAACACTTTTAGAGCAACCTTTCGGTGTATATCTACTAGGTACTATGGGTTTAGGCATGGCTTGCTTTAGCATATTTTGTGCACTTGAAGCACGTTATAGAACTATTTAA